The genomic window CTTTACAAGCAATCTCTGCCCCCCAGAGATTAATAGTTTAAACTTGTAAAGGCTACATAAGTAGATCTGATACCTGAACTCTTACAAGCCAATTATCCTGAGGTTAAGATTTGTAGCGTTAAGAACAGAAGAGGTCATTTGCACCATGAAATAAGCATATCTTCCATGCGTTTTCCAGCTGTTAAAGCTAGAATGAAGTCAATAAGACACCATCAACTTTCACTTCGACCCACCTTCCATTAGGACAGATTGAGAAACGAAGTACTACACACCTACACTAAAGTAAACACGAACAGAGACGGTTAGTCCCAGTTCCTCTCAGAATTTCAACTATTTCACAGACGCCCCTTTACATTTCAGTCAGCTCAGTGAGCAAGAGTGTTAACAGCCAGGACTGTAGCTGCAAGGccaggaagggggagagagcaGGGTCTGCAGGAACCTTTCATATGTGGGCGTCCCAAAACAGCACTCGGCTATTTTAAAGCACGCAGCCCACGGGCGGGCGGCCGGTTGAGATGAGAAGCATGAGCTGTAGCTTTCAGTTTGGAACAgcgaaccccccgcccccccccggccgcatgGATACGCGCACgctctgccagccccacaccagcctCACAGCGAGCAACCTGCCAGCCAGAGACAGCCGAGGCGGAGCACACGGAGCGCCTGCCCCCCGCCGGGAAGGGGAGTTTGGGCAGAGCCTGAGCTCCCCCGCTTGAGGGGAGGGATCGTGCTGCGCTTGGGGGCACGAGCCCACGCCAGCCGAAGAGCAGCTGTAGGGGGAGGCGAAGCCGCGCCCGCAGCCCCCGCCGGCTCCTCACCAGGCCCGTAGAACTTGCTGCCTTTGGTCACGTCGAAGACTTTGCCGTTGACGGCCAGCAGGATGCGAGGGGTGCGGGCCCCGTCGTACTCGTGCAGCTGCTCCAGCGTGAAGTCCCGCCGCTTCATGCGGGGCAGGGAGGCggcctggctctgctgggccgcgcCCCCCGGGCCGCTCCGTTTCCCCCAGCGCAGGTAGAGCCGATAGGCCGCCAGCAGCACCAGCGCCAGCAGCCCCACGTTCAGCAGCATCTCGCCGCccacagcccagcctcccgccgcGGGCGGCTCCTCtgcgcccctgccccccaggccgcCACCGCCGTTACCCTCAGTTCTTAGTTTCCCATCTCCATCGTCCGCCATCACTGCCAGGCCAGCGCCGGCTCCGCCCAATCCGGGCATGAGGGAAGAGCGAGGGGGCGAGGCACATTCTGACACCTCCTCTGCTCGCTCCGATTGGTCACCGGCACGACACGTCACCCTCACAAGCTCGCGCCAAACTCACGAATAAGAATCAGACACGCCCAGTTGCTTAACCGCCATGGCTCGAGAATCCTGCCCAAGGCGCGAGGACGCGCACGAGACACGCAGCCGGCCAAGGAGGCGCGCGCGCGAGAGGGAGCGAGAGAGAGACCGGCATTGATCTGTGCCCGAGCTAGACTCGCACAGCTCGCTGAGGCGTGTGCGAGATTCTGAGCCACTGCGCGAGCCATAGGGCAATCACAGGGGAGCGCGCGAAACGTCGAATTAATGCGCGAGCCGCAGGCGGGTAATAAATTCGCATCCTCGCTCAgaatttgccccctccccggactcTTAAGGTGGCGCACCTACTACACTGAGCCCCGTATTTAAGGGTGTATTGCAGTCATTCACTCACCCCCTCCGTTATAATAAAGGTGTAGGGTAGCTTTTCTCCTCTGGATATCGGCTCCCTAGCCCTGGGGTGGCTTGGTGACTCTCCCTTTTACCACTCCAGAGGCTGGGCTAACGCTCCAGATTAGCACCTAGTGAGGGCAGCAGGGTGGTGCAGGGCTTGGAGAGTTTTATATGGCAGCACTAGGTGAGGACTTTGCAATATGTAGCCATAGCTATCGCCACTGTTCTGATGATTAACATTGCCCGTAAGACACCTTTCAGGGTCCATGGATCCGACACATGTGGGATACATtgtccagtgcactaaatgccccaataacgaTTATGTGGATTAAACCAGGCAATCATTATCCTCacatgaactcacacagaaaaatgataaatgaCAAAAAAAACCACCATATCAAGGCTGGGTGAACACTTGTCACAAAGCATTCCCagtatatctgacctctcagtcctcattctcaaaggaaacctgcacaatgccttcaaaagataagcctgtgagcttaaattcatagctttgctagatactaaaaatcatggactgaatagagacactggatttatggtttattaaaacaatctgtaattcaaccttccctccccccagattATTCTTCCTTCTCtggccacttcactttgaatggtcccttgaaatatgtgttaattacttatgctaaactatcccTGTTTAACCTTGtattgtgacactctgagtacatttcccagacctgaagaagagctcacacaagcggtccatttcctggacactactgtgctaataagcgatggtcacataaataccaccctataccggaaacctactgaccgctgtACTtacctcatagactcatagactttaaggtcagaagggaccattatgatcatctagtctgacctcctgcacaacgcaggccacacaatctcacccatccacttctataacaaacccctagcctatgtctgagttatcaaagtccccaaattgcggtttgaagacctcaagctgcagagaatcctccagaaagtgacccgtgccccatgctgcagaggaaggggaaaaacctccagggcctctgccaatctgccctggaggaaaattccttcccgaccccaaatatggcgatcagttaaaccctgagcatgtgggcaagactcaccagccagcacccaggaaagaattctctgtagtaactcagatcccaacccatctaacatcccatcacagaccactgggcatacttacctgctgataatcaaagatcaattgccaaattaattgccaaaattaggctatcccatcataccatcccctccataaatttatcaagcttagtcttaaagccagatatgtcttttgcgcccactactccccttggaaggctgttccagaacttcactcctctaatggttagaaaccttcatctaatttcaagtctaaacttcctagtgtccagtttatatccatttgttcttgtgtccacattgttactaagcttaaataattcctctccctccctaatattaatccctctgatatatttataaagagcaatcatatcccccctcaaccttcttttggttaggctaaacaagccaagctctttgagtctcctttcataagacaggttttccattcctcggatcatcctagtagcccgtctctgaacctgttccagtttgaattcatccttcttaaacatgggagaccagaactgcacacagtattccagatgaggtctcaccagtgccttgtataacgatactaacacctccttatctttgctggaaatacctctcctgatgcatcctaaaacctcattagctttttttacggccatatcacattggcagctcatagtcatcctgtgatcaaccaatactccgaggtccttctcctcctctgttacttccaactgatgcatccccaatttataactaaaattcttgttattaatccctaaatgcatgaccttgcacttttcactattaaatttcattctattactattactccagtttacaagggcatccagatcttcctgtatgatatcccagtccttctctgtgttagcaatacctcccagctttgtgtcatccgcaaactttattagcacattcccgctttttgtgccaaggtcagtaataaaaaggttaaataaaattggtcccaaaactgatccctgaggaactccactagtaacctccttccagcctgacagttcacctttcagtacgacccgttgtagtctcccctttaaccagttccttatccacctttcaattttcatatttatccccatctttgagaatttaactaataattccccatgtggaaccatgtcaaatgccttactgaaatcgaggtaaattagatccactgcatttcctttgtctaaaaaatctgttactttctcaaagaaggagatcagtttggtttggcacgatctaccttttgtgaaaccatgttgtattttgtcccaattaccattgacctcaatgtccttaactaccctctccttcaa from Mauremys mutica isolate MM-2020 ecotype Southern chromosome 5, ASM2049712v1, whole genome shotgun sequence includes these protein-coding regions:
- the PGRMC2 gene encoding membrane-associated progesterone receptor component 2 yields the protein MPGLGGAGAGLAVMADDGDGKLRTEGNGGGGLGGRGAEEPPAAGGWAVGGEMLLNVGLLALVLLAAYRLYLRWGKRSGPGGAAQQSQAASLPRMKRRDFTLEQLHEYDGARTPRILLAVNGKVFDVTKGSKFYGPEGPYGIFAGRDASRGLATFCLDKDALRDEYDDLSDLNAVQMESVREWEMQFKEKYDYVGRLLKPGEEPSEYTDEEDIKDHTKQD